One stretch of Trichocoleus desertorum ATA4-8-CV12 DNA includes these proteins:
- the rnhA gene encoding ribonuclease HI: MSDSAKIQSIYTDGACSGNPGPGGWGVVAYFSDGSMQELGGRAAATTNNRMEMQAAIAALEFLATTQQTEPISLYTDSEYVKNGVTKWVVGWKKKGWKTAQGKAVLNQDLWQTLDELNSKQVEWRYVRGHAGDVGNERCDVIARSFSLGKPVALKQRSPQTSNAHDASHNAKDRQLALVTTTAPGLPTTTTSESDTTDIASPNTVQSSVNLAELSTMDVTMTDSIAPAPVENLDNLPREVRVAQLRNLIETLRISDEIAKQGYLISSSELADLMDVNASAVTSRGDNWVWRNWVVSRVRREGNQILWQLERVD; this comes from the coding sequence ATGTCTGACTCTGCCAAAATTCAAAGCATTTACACCGATGGAGCTTGCTCTGGCAATCCTGGCCCCGGTGGTTGGGGTGTTGTCGCTTATTTCAGCGACGGCTCAATGCAGGAACTGGGGGGCAGAGCCGCAGCAACCACCAACAACCGCATGGAAATGCAAGCCGCGATCGCCGCTTTAGAATTTCTGGCTACTACACAACAAACTGAACCAATTAGCCTTTACACCGATAGCGAATATGTCAAAAACGGTGTCACCAAATGGGTCGTAGGTTGGAAGAAAAAAGGGTGGAAAACCGCGCAAGGCAAAGCCGTTTTGAACCAAGATTTGTGGCAAACCCTGGATGAACTGAACTCGAAGCAGGTAGAGTGGCGATATGTTCGCGGTCATGCCGGAGATGTAGGGAATGAACGCTGCGATGTGATCGCTCGTAGCTTTTCCTTAGGCAAGCCCGTTGCCCTCAAGCAGCGATCGCCGCAAACATCCAACGCTCATGATGCTTCTCATAATGCGAAAGATCGACAATTAGCCTTAGTTACGACTACAGCCCCAGGGTTGCCCACAACTACCACATCTGAATCAGACACAACTGACATTGCTAGCCCTAACACCGTACAATCCAGTGTCAATCTTGCTGAGCTTTCTACGATGGATGTGACCATGACAGATTCCATTGCCCCCGCTCCTGTAGAAAACCTCGATAACTTGCCCCGCGAGGTTCGCGTTGCCCAACTTCGCAACTTAATTGAAACGCTCCGCATCTCAGACGAGATTGCCAAGCAAGGCTATCTAATTAGTAGTTCCGAGTTGGCAGACTTGATGGATGTCAATGCCAGCGCCGTTACCAGCCGAGGTGATAACTGGGTTTGGCGCAACTGGGTGGTCTCACGGGTGCGTCGAGAAGGCAACCAGATTCTCTGGCAGCTAGAACGGGTAGACTAG
- a CDS encoding Uma2 family endonuclease: MLAQLIQELEQEYQGWLEQDVYLLMSGVSWQHYERLLQKLEDNASLRLVYLDGVLEIASPSRRHEGIKKRIATLLEAYFEETDTDYFPLGSTTFRSEEQRGGSEPDESYCIGAEKPIPDLAIEVVLTSGGVDKLAVYQRLEIPEVWFWQDDQLVVYCLRGEQYEHSDRSQLLPQLSLETLTTYINHPQSLEAVKEFRQSLRANL; encoded by the coding sequence ATGCTAGCGCAACTGATCCAGGAATTAGAGCAAGAGTATCAGGGATGGCTGGAGCAGGATGTTTACCTCCTAATGAGCGGAGTGAGTTGGCAGCACTACGAGCGATTGCTCCAAAAACTAGAAGATAATGCTTCGCTACGCCTGGTTTATTTGGATGGAGTGCTGGAGATTGCGTCACCGAGTCGCCGTCACGAAGGCATTAAAAAGCGGATTGCCACTTTATTAGAAGCCTATTTTGAGGAAACTGATACGGATTATTTTCCCCTTGGTTCAACCACGTTTCGTAGTGAGGAGCAGCGGGGTGGTAGTGAACCAGATGAGAGTTATTGCATCGGGGCTGAAAAGCCCATCCCGGACTTGGCGATAGAGGTGGTGTTGACAAGTGGAGGAGTCGATAAGCTGGCAGTTTACCAGCGCTTGGAGATTCCTGAAGTTTGGTTTTGGCAAGACGACCAGCTTGTGGTTTATTGCTTGCGAGGAGAGCAATATGAACACAGCGATCGCAGCCAGTTACTTCCTCAGTTGAGTTTAGAAACTTTGACCACCTACATCAACCATCCCCAATCTCTTGAAGCAGTTAAGGAATTTCGGCAAAGCCTTCGCGCAAATTTATAG
- a CDS encoding DUF4327 family protein, giving the protein MNQQVIQPMVKLQRQVRSLVESNLIKPTDSIWKIAFLYGDEWPYWKQELQAYDFTMQDPVNDLLEVEAWDED; this is encoded by the coding sequence ATGAACCAACAGGTTATTCAGCCGATGGTGAAGTTGCAGCGTCAGGTGCGCTCACTGGTGGAGTCGAATCTGATTAAGCCAACGGACAGCATCTGGAAAATTGCCTTTCTTTATGGCGACGAGTGGCCCTACTGGAAGCAAGAACTCCAAGCTTACGACTTCACTATGCAAGACCCAGTCAACGACCTATTAGAGGTTGAAGCTTGGGACGAAGACTGA